Proteins from a genomic interval of Pantoea deleyi:
- the htpX gene encoding protease HtpX: MMRIALFLMTNLAVMLVFGLILSLTGIQSSSVQGLMIMAGLFGFGGAFVSLLMSKWMALRSVGGEVIEQPRNETERWLMDTIGRQAQQAGIAMPQVAIYHAPDINAFATGARRNASLVAVSTGLLQNMSRDEAEAVLAHEVSHIANGDMITMTLIQGVVNTFVIFVSRILAQIAAGFMSGNRDDEESSNGNPLVYFAVSMVLELVFGILASIITMWFSRHREFHADAGSAKLVGREKMIAALQRLKTSYEPQEPSSMMAFCINGKGKSFSELFMSHPPLDKRIEALRSGQYLK, encoded by the coding sequence ATGATGCGTATTGCTCTTTTCCTGATGACCAACCTGGCTGTGATGTTGGTATTCGGGCTGATTCTCAGCCTGACAGGGATCCAGTCAAGCAGTGTTCAGGGCCTGATGATTATGGCAGGCCTGTTTGGCTTCGGCGGTGCGTTTGTTTCACTGCTGATGTCGAAGTGGATGGCGCTGCGATCGGTTGGTGGTGAAGTGATTGAACAGCCACGCAACGAAACCGAGCGCTGGCTGATGGACACCATTGGCCGTCAGGCTCAGCAGGCGGGCATTGCGATGCCGCAGGTGGCGATTTATCACGCCCCGGACATCAACGCCTTTGCCACGGGCGCGCGGCGTAACGCGTCGCTGGTTGCTGTCTCGACCGGTCTGCTGCAGAACATGAGCCGCGACGAAGCGGAAGCGGTGCTGGCGCATGAAGTGTCGCACATCGCCAACGGCGACATGATCACCATGACGCTGATTCAGGGTGTGGTAAACACCTTCGTGATTTTCGTGTCACGTATTCTGGCGCAGATCGCGGCGGGCTTTATGTCCGGCAACCGCGATGATGAGGAGAGCAGCAACGGTAACCCGCTGGTCTACTTTGCGGTATCAATGGTGCTGGAACTGGTGTTTGGTATTCTCGCCAGCATCATCACCATGTGGTTCTCCCGTCACCGTGAGTTCCACGCCGACGCCGGTTCAGCGAAGCTGGTGGGACGCGAGAAGATGATTGCGGCCCTGCAGCGCCTGAAAACCAGCTACGAACCGCAGGAGCCGAGCAGCATGATGGCGTTCTGTATCAACGGCAAAGGGAAATCCTTCAGCGAGCTGTTTATGTCGCACCCGCCGCTGGACAAACGTATCGAAGCCCTGCGCAGCGGTCAGTATCTGAAATAG
- a CDS encoding MFS transporter, translated as MTLSPPQDGLPTAQRYKAIVTIALGLTMAVLDGAIANVALPTISRELNASPAQSIWIVNAYQIAIIVSLLSLSFLGDMLGYRRVYQAGLALFIVTSLFCAFSTSLTMLTFARVLQGLGGAALMSVNTALIRIIYPQRYLGRGMAINSLVVAVSTAAGPTVAAAILSVASWKWLFLINVPLGAVALWLALRTLPDNPQKTTTQKFDVPSAIMNALFFGLIISALSGFAQGQRHLLVLTEVVALLVIGWFFIRRQLNMAVPLLPVDLLRIPIFSLSMGTSVCSFCAQMLAMVSLPFFLQNVLQRSEVATGLLLTPWPLATMVFAPIAGRLIERFHAGLLGGIGLAMFALGLFLLAWLPADPADGDIIWRMMLCGAGFGLFQSPNNHTIVTSAPRHRSGGASGMLGTARLLGQSMGAALVALMFNLFDEQGTHASLLLAGSFAAVAALVSVSRMTQSRA; from the coding sequence ATGACCCTCTCTCCCCCGCAGGATGGCTTACCCACGGCGCAGCGCTACAAGGCGATTGTCACCATCGCCCTCGGCCTGACGATGGCCGTGCTGGATGGCGCGATTGCCAACGTCGCGCTGCCGACGATTTCGCGTGAGCTTAACGCCAGCCCGGCGCAGTCGATCTGGATTGTGAATGCTTATCAGATAGCCATTATTGTCTCACTGCTGTCGCTCTCGTTTCTCGGCGACATGCTCGGTTACCGTCGCGTCTATCAGGCGGGCCTGGCGCTGTTTATCGTCACCTCGCTGTTCTGCGCCTTCTCGACTTCACTGACGATGCTGACCTTCGCCCGCGTGCTGCAGGGGCTGGGCGGCGCGGCGCTGATGAGTGTGAATACGGCGCTGATACGCATTATCTATCCGCAGCGCTATCTGGGGCGCGGCATGGCAATCAACTCGCTGGTCGTGGCCGTCTCCACCGCGGCCGGGCCGACGGTGGCGGCTGCTATTCTGTCGGTGGCGAGCTGGAAATGGCTGTTTCTGATTAACGTGCCGCTGGGCGCCGTGGCGCTCTGGCTGGCGCTGCGCACCCTGCCGGATAACCCGCAGAAGACGACCACCCAGAAGTTCGACGTGCCCAGCGCCATCATGAACGCCCTGTTCTTCGGGCTAATCATCTCTGCCCTGAGCGGGTTTGCCCAGGGTCAGCGTCATCTGCTGGTGCTGACGGAAGTCGTGGCGCTGCTGGTGATCGGCTGGTTCTTTATCCGGCGTCAGCTGAACATGGCGGTGCCGCTGTTGCCGGTGGATCTGCTGCGCATCCCGATTTTCAGCCTGTCGATGGGCACCTCGGTCTGCTCCTTCTGCGCACAGATGCTGGCGATGGTCTCCCTGCCCTTCTTCCTGCAGAACGTTCTGCAGCGCAGTGAAGTGGCGACGGGGTTGCTGCTGACGCCCTGGCCGCTGGCAACGATGGTGTTTGCGCCGATTGCAGGCCGGCTGATTGAACGCTTCCACGCCGGGCTGCTGGGCGGCATCGGTCTGGCCATGTTCGCCCTGGGGCTGTTCCTGCTCGCCTGGCTGCCGGCGGATCCGGCGGATGGCGATATCATCTGGCGCATGATGCTGTGCGGCGCCGGATTCGGGCTGTTCCAGTCCCCTAATAACCATACGATTGTCACCTCGGCCCCGCGCCATCGCAGCGGCGGGGCCAGCGGTATGCTGGGCACCGCACGCCTGCTCGGACAGAGTATGGGCGCGGCGCTGGTTGCGTTAATGTTCAATCTGTTCGATGAACAGGGAACGCATGCGTCACTGCTGCTGGCGGGCAGTTTTGCCGCCGTCGCGGCACTGGTGAGCGTGTCGCGCATGACACAAAGTCGCGCGTGA
- a CDS encoding YebO family protein: protein MNELAANSGSLVSYGLLVIMVIVAFIAWFFVNRASVRAGEQIRLLESLLEEQKKQNQLLRRLIEMQPGAEMKKTEDEEDKRDFIRLIPER, encoded by the coding sequence ATGAATGAGTTAGCCGCAAATTCGGGATCGCTGGTCAGTTATGGCCTGCTGGTCATCATGGTGATTGTGGCGTTTATCGCCTGGTTCTTTGTTAACCGGGCCAGCGTGCGCGCCGGTGAACAGATCCGGTTACTGGAGTCGCTGCTGGAAGAGCAGAAGAAACAGAACCAGCTGCTGCGTCGGCTGATTGAGATGCAGCCCGGTGCGGAGATGAAAAAAACCGAAGACGAAGAGGATAAGCGCGACTTTATCCGGTTAATCCCGGAACGTTAA
- a CDS encoding YobH family protein, which yields MKLFIRAIGLLAVIWLAMLFTGYGVLTGSTKNAAGLGLQCSYLTARGVISAQYLHTDSGVVGVTDCPLLKKSGEVIDN from the coding sequence ATGAAACTGTTTATTCGCGCGATAGGCCTGCTGGCGGTGATCTGGCTGGCGATGCTGTTTACCGGCTACGGCGTACTGACCGGCAGTACGAAGAACGCGGCCGGGCTCGGCCTGCAATGCAGTTATCTCACCGCGCGCGGCGTGATCAGCGCCCAGTACCTGCACACTGACAGTGGCGTGGTCGGGGTGACAGATTGTCCGCTGCTGAAGAAAAGCGGAGAGGTGATCGACAATTAA
- the kdgR gene encoding DNA-binding transcriptional regulator KdgR: MSSAENDKQPDSVSSVLKVFGILQALGEERDHGITELAQRVMMSKSTVYRFLQTMKSLGYVTQEGESEKYSLTLKLFELGAKALQNVDLIRSADVQMRELSRLTRETIHLGALEEDSIVYIHKIDSLYNLRMYSRIGRRNPLHTTAIGKVLLAWRDRSEVDEILRDVEFRRSTANTLLSAEALLAVLDQVRVQGYGEDNEEQEEGLRCLAVPVFDRFGVVIAGLSISFPTIRFSEDARQDYVSMLHRAARTLSAEMGYHDYPF; the protein is encoded by the coding sequence ATGTCCTCTGCTGAAAATGATAAACAGCCCGATTCAGTCTCTTCGGTTCTCAAAGTGTTTGGCATTCTGCAGGCGCTGGGTGAAGAGCGCGATCACGGTATCACCGAGCTTGCGCAGCGTGTGATGATGTCCAAAAGTACCGTCTATCGTTTTCTGCAGACCATGAAGTCGCTGGGTTACGTGACGCAGGAAGGCGAGAGCGAAAAGTACTCCCTGACGCTGAAGCTGTTTGAACTGGGCGCGAAGGCGCTACAGAACGTCGATTTAATCCGCAGCGCCGATGTGCAGATGCGTGAGCTGTCGCGCCTGACCCGAGAGACCATTCATCTGGGTGCGCTGGAAGAGGACAGCATTGTCTATATCCACAAAATCGACTCCCTCTACAATCTGCGCATGTATTCGCGCATTGGCCGCCGTAACCCGCTGCACACCACCGCCATCGGCAAGGTGCTGCTGGCCTGGCGCGACCGCAGCGAAGTGGATGAGATCCTGCGGGACGTGGAGTTCAGACGCAGCACCGCCAATACCCTGTTGAGCGCCGAGGCGTTGCTTGCAGTGCTGGATCAGGTCAGGGTGCAGGGCTATGGCGAAGACAATGAAGAGCAGGAAGAGGGATTACGCTGCCTCGCCGTGCCGGTATTTGACCGCTTTGGCGTGGTGATTGCCGGGCTCAGTATCTCGTTTCCCACCATCCGGTTTTCAGAGGATGCCCGTCAGGACTATGTCAGCATGCTGCACCGGGCGGCGCGCACGCTCTCCGCAGAGATGGGCTATCACGACTACCCGTTCTGA
- the prc gene encoding carboxy terminal-processing peptidase, with translation MNTLLKVGLIAGLLLAGPTFGAENITRADQIPQLHEDPQDPTVSERVTSRFTRSHYRQFDLDQNFSAKIFDRYLNMLDYSHNVLLASDVAQFASKKGTVGDELRSGKLDLFYDLYNLAQKRRFERYQYALTVLARPMNFSGNDTIDIDRAKAPWPKDEAELNALWDAKVKYDQLSLKLAGKDDKEIRDVLTKRYNFAIRRLAQSNGEDVFQLVMNAFAREIDPHTSYLSPRNTEQFNTEMSLSLEGIGAVLQMDDDYTVINSMVAGGPAAKSKAITVGDRIVGVGQPGKPMEDVIGWRLDDVVAKIKGPKGSKVRLEILPAGKGTKTRTVTLTREKIRLEDRAVKMSVKNVGKQKVGVLDIPGFYVGLTDDVKVQLQKLQKQNVDSVVIDLRTNGGGALTEAVSLSGLFIPSGPVVQVRDNNGRVREDSDNDGVVYYKGPLVVLVDRFSASASEIFAAAMQDYGRAVIVGEPTFGKGTVQQYRSLNRIYDQMLRPEWPALGSVSYTIQKFYRINGGSTQRKGVTPDLLMPTGVEAAETGEKFEDNALPWDSIKAATYVKTGDIKPLVAQLTKQHADRIAQDREFQYIMKDIARFNALKDKRNIVSLNLAQREKENREDDASRLERINARYQAEGKKPLKNLDELPKDYKEPDPYLDETVKIANDLAQLEKAQPEAPAAK, from the coding sequence ATGAACACCCTTTTAAAAGTTGGACTTATTGCGGGCCTGCTGTTAGCAGGCCCCACTTTCGGCGCGGAGAACATCACGCGCGCCGATCAGATCCCCCAGCTTCATGAAGACCCGCAGGACCCCACGGTCAGTGAGCGCGTAACCTCGCGCTTCACCCGTTCCCACTACCGTCAGTTCGACCTGGATCAGAACTTTTCAGCGAAGATTTTCGATCGCTACCTGAACATGCTCGACTACAGCCATAACGTGCTGCTGGCATCGGACGTGGCGCAGTTTGCCAGTAAAAAGGGCACCGTCGGCGATGAGCTGCGCAGCGGCAAGCTGGACCTTTTTTACGATCTCTACAATCTGGCGCAGAAACGCCGTTTCGAGCGCTATCAGTACGCGCTGACGGTGCTGGCTCGCCCGATGAATTTCAGCGGCAATGACACTATCGACATTGATCGCGCAAAAGCCCCGTGGCCGAAAGATGAAGCGGAACTCAACGCCCTCTGGGATGCCAAGGTGAAATATGACCAGCTGAGTCTGAAGCTGGCGGGTAAAGACGATAAGGAGATCCGCGACGTTCTGACCAAGCGTTACAACTTCGCCATCCGTCGTCTGGCCCAGAGCAACGGTGAAGACGTTTTCCAGCTGGTGATGAACGCCTTCGCCCGCGAAATCGATCCGCACACCAGCTATCTGTCGCCGCGTAACACCGAGCAGTTCAATACCGAAATGAGCCTCTCTCTGGAGGGGATCGGTGCCGTGCTGCAGATGGACGATGACTACACCGTCATCAACTCAATGGTCGCAGGCGGCCCGGCCGCGAAAAGCAAAGCCATCACCGTAGGCGATCGCATCGTCGGCGTGGGGCAGCCCGGCAAGCCGATGGAAGATGTGATCGGCTGGCGTCTGGATGATGTGGTCGCCAAAATCAAAGGGCCAAAGGGCAGCAAAGTGCGCCTTGAGATCCTGCCAGCCGGTAAGGGCACCAAAACCCGTACCGTAACGCTGACGCGCGAGAAGATCCGTCTGGAAGATCGCGCGGTGAAAATGAGCGTTAAAAACGTCGGCAAGCAGAAAGTCGGCGTGCTGGATATCCCCGGCTTCTATGTCGGTCTGACCGATGACGTGAAAGTGCAGCTGCAGAAACTACAGAAGCAGAACGTCGACAGCGTGGTGATCGATCTGCGTACCAACGGCGGTGGCGCACTGACTGAAGCCGTGTCACTTTCCGGCCTGTTTATTCCAAGTGGCCCGGTGGTGCAGGTTCGCGACAACAACGGTCGCGTGCGTGAAGACAGCGACAACGACGGCGTGGTTTATTACAAAGGTCCGCTGGTGGTGCTGGTCGATCGCTTCAGCGCCTCGGCCTCTGAGATCTTCGCAGCCGCGATGCAGGATTATGGCCGTGCGGTGATCGTCGGTGAACCGACCTTTGGTAAAGGCACCGTGCAGCAGTATCGCTCGCTGAATCGCATCTACGATCAGATGCTGCGTCCGGAATGGCCGGCGTTAGGCTCCGTCTCCTACACCATCCAGAAGTTCTACCGCATCAACGGCGGCAGCACCCAGCGTAAAGGCGTCACGCCCGATCTGCTGATGCCAACCGGCGTGGAAGCGGCGGAAACCGGTGAGAAATTTGAGGATAACGCGCTGCCGTGGGACAGCATCAAAGCTGCAACCTACGTCAAAACCGGTGATATCAAACCGCTGGTTGCGCAGCTGACGAAGCAGCACGCCGATCGTATCGCTCAGGATCGCGAGTTCCAGTACATCATGAAGGACATTGCACGTTTCAATGCCCTGAAGGATAAACGCAACATCGTGTCGCTGAACCTGGCGCAGCGCGAGAAAGAGAATCGCGAAGATGATGCGTCACGTCTGGAACGTATCAACGCGCGCTACCAGGCCGAAGGCAAAAAACCGCTGAAAAACCTGGATGAGCTGCCGAAAGATTACAAAGAGCCCGATCCTTACCTCGATGAGACGGTGAAGATCGCCAACGATCTTGCGCAGCTGGAGAAAGCCCAGCCAGAGGCGCCGGCGGCGAAATAA